The following nucleotide sequence is from Methanobacteriaceae archaeon.
CAGATGTAAATGAGATTGTGACCCCGCTCCATGGCTCCGGATAGGGCTTGCAGGCCGATGTCAGCGGTTCCACCATCACCGGCAAATGCCACTACTTGGGCATCTTTTCCCTGGGCTTTGAGGGCTCTTTCAACTCCGGATGCAACTGCTGCTGCGTTTTCGAATGCCACGTGTATCCAGGGGATTTCCCAGGCAGTTTCCGGGTAGGGGGTGGTGATTACCTCCAGGCAGCCTGTGGCAGAAACTGCTACCGTGTTTTTTCCCAGGACTTTAAGGGCTAATCTGACTCCTACTGTAGCCCCACAACCGGCACATCCTCGGTGTCCGGGTGCCAGGAATTCTTTTTCACTGATTTCCATTTAAAGTTCCTCCTTTCTGAGTCCTATCCACTCCACTTCATTGGTGGGGTTCTTAGTTTTATCAACGATTTCTCTTATGTGGTCGGGGGTTATGTCTCGGCCTCCCAATCCTGCGATAAATCCGTATGCATCAACATCCATCTGGGCTTTGATTTCATTGTATACAACTCCACCAATTCCAAAGGATATGTTTTTATCAAGAACTGCGACTTTTGAAGCCTTACTCAGCACATCATTCATAATTTCCCTGGGGAAGGGCCGGAATACTCTTATCTTAAGAAGACCTACTTTCTCTCCCTCACTCCTCATTTTGTCAATCACTGCTTTGATGGTACCGCAGACGGAACCCATGGCCACAATTATTATCTCAGCATCCTCACACTGGTATGTTTCCACGAAATCATATTCCCTTCCAAATATTTCCTTAAACTCCTTTTGAGCCTTGGCAATTACTTTTTGGGATCTTTCCATGGCCAGTTGCATGGCGTATCTTGCTTCCATGTAGTAGTTGGGGTCAGTGAAGGTACCAATGGACATGGGGTTTTCAGGGTCAAGGACGCCCTGTGATGGTACATAATTTGGTAAGAATTTTTCCACATCTTCAGAACTTGGTATATCCACAGGTTCCACGGTATGGGTTAAAATAAATCCATCAATACAGACCATGCATGGCAGGAGGACATCCGGGTCTTCAGAGACTCTGTAAGCAATTAAAATAGCATCCAGTGCTTCTTGGGCGTTTTCTGCATAGAATTGCATCCATCCAGAGTCACGTTCTGATATGGAGTCCTGCTGGTCGTTCCATATGCTCAGTGGTGCAGATAATGCACGGTTGGCATTGGCCAGTACAATGGGGGTTCTCATTCCCGCAGCAGCAAAGAGTATTTCGTGCATAAGGGCCAGTCCCTGGGATGAGGTGGCACTGAAAACCCTTACTCCTGTACTTGAGGCTCCTACCGCAGCACTCATAGCGCTGTGCTCAGATTCAACTCTTATGTATTCTGCTTTAAGTTCACCATCTGCCACAAACTGGGCTAAATACTCTGATATGGATGTTTGAGGGGTTATGGGGTAAACAGGCACTACTTGTGGTTTGGCCAGTCGAACAGCCTCTGCGATTGCTTTGTTGGCAGATATAACTTTTAGGACCATTTTTATTCCCTCTCCATTTTTATTGCTTCAACTGGACATTCTTCTGCACATATGCCGCAGCCTTTACAGTAATCATAATCTATTTCATAGTCTTTGTTTATGCATCCTTCAGGACAGAAAAGAACACAATTCCCGCATTCAATACATTTTTC
It contains:
- the porA gene encoding pyruvate ferredoxin oxidoreductase, yielding MVLKVISANKAIAEAVRLAKPQVVPVYPITPQTSISEYLAQFVADGELKAEYIRVESEHSAMSAAVGASSTGVRVFSATSSQGLALMHEILFAAAGMRTPIVLANANRALSAPLSIWNDQQDSISERDSGWMQFYAENAQEALDAILIAYRVSEDPDVLLPCMVCIDGFILTHTVEPVDIPSSEDVEKFLPNYVPSQGVLDPENPMSIGTFTDPNYYMEARYAMQLAMERSQKVIAKAQKEFKEIFGREYDFVETYQCEDAEIIIVAMGSVCGTIKAVIDKMRSEGEKVGLLKIRVFRPFPREIMNDVLSKASKVAVLDKNISFGIGGVVYNEIKAQMDVDAYGFIAGLGGRDITPDHIREIVDKTKNPTNEVEWIGLRKEEL
- a CDS encoding 4Fe-4S binding protein translates to MVTVGACVKEPGSTRNNKTGSWRTFKPVLDNEKCIECGNCVLFCPEGCINKDYEIDYDYCKGCGICAEECPVEAIKMERE